A genomic region of Streptomyces rimosus contains the following coding sequences:
- a CDS encoding PqqD family protein: MAFTRGMQLLLGRWYGDMFTLRTATNWHAGMPRAVMENIDRVYTALGMHEDPACELLLVEGSRVRPFAVGIPRSREVTARNRADILMTGHRTHADARPTFCNACNLSMANAFGVAASYQQGADVIITGDSAEEQRAYTAWINRLARQVPRHGRPGQPSGFGKVLGALDDVARAYFEDIHGPQGSRGAGHGVQSEVLPHLQFFSIYASTAYDAGSHWDLLSHHLGFVFDDLAFSFTESDCANPALMAHLRGPKAQYLFHRDYREGLEEYATFALRLMRRKEFPQPLIDTMAARYAAPEAQSVLRRRVNAFAQEAYGLDERQLVCMVYSPFTGAGAGLRRYLTSRAPHLARCEVAIRHLLSSQDGDGDTDDRDRLAAELEQLSGLELGQLRTLYGSDLNPGLVQSILRGDPHKERIRTRHAPDGPEIGETLSGR, from the coding sequence GTGGCGTTCACGCGCGGCATGCAACTGCTCCTCGGCCGGTGGTACGGCGATATGTTCACCCTCCGGACGGCCACCAACTGGCACGCGGGTATGCCGCGGGCGGTGATGGAGAACATCGACCGGGTCTATACGGCGCTGGGCATGCACGAGGACCCCGCGTGCGAGCTGCTGCTCGTCGAGGGCAGCCGCGTACGGCCGTTCGCCGTCGGCATTCCGCGCTCGCGGGAAGTGACGGCACGTAACCGTGCCGACATCCTGATGACCGGCCACCGCACCCATGCCGATGCCCGGCCCACCTTCTGCAACGCGTGCAATCTGAGCATGGCCAACGCCTTCGGAGTCGCGGCCTCATACCAACAGGGCGCCGACGTCATCATCACCGGTGACTCGGCCGAGGAGCAGCGGGCCTACACAGCGTGGATCAACCGCCTCGCCCGCCAGGTGCCCCGCCACGGCAGGCCGGGGCAGCCTTCAGGGTTCGGCAAGGTGCTGGGCGCGCTGGACGACGTGGCCCGGGCCTATTTCGAGGACATCCACGGGCCGCAGGGATCACGGGGTGCCGGCCACGGCGTACAGTCCGAAGTCCTGCCCCACCTGCAGTTCTTCTCGATCTACGCGAGCACGGCCTACGACGCGGGCAGCCACTGGGACCTGCTCTCGCACCACCTCGGTTTCGTCTTCGACGATCTCGCCTTCAGTTTCACCGAGTCCGACTGTGCGAATCCGGCGCTGATGGCTCACCTGCGGGGGCCGAAGGCCCAGTACCTCTTCCACCGCGACTACCGGGAGGGGCTGGAGGAGTACGCGACCTTCGCGCTGAGACTGATGCGGCGCAAGGAGTTTCCGCAACCGCTGATCGACACGATGGCGGCCCGCTACGCGGCTCCGGAGGCTCAGTCGGTACTGCGCAGGCGCGTCAACGCTTTCGCCCAGGAGGCATACGGGCTCGACGAGCGGCAACTGGTGTGCATGGTGTACTCGCCGTTCACCGGGGCCGGCGCCGGTCTGCGCCGCTACCTCACGAGCCGGGCGCCCCATCTCGCCAGGTGTGAGGTAGCCATCCGCCACCTGCTCTCCAGCCAGGACGGTGACGGGGACACAGATGACAGGGACCGGCTGGCGGCGGAACTGGAGCAGCTGAGCGGTCTGGAGCTGGGGCAGTTACGGACCCTTTACGGCAGTGACCTCAATCCAGGGCTGGTCCAGAGCATTCTGCGCGGAGACCCCCACAAGGAGCGCATCCGCACCCGGCACGCTCCGGACGGCCCGGAGATCGGCGAAACTCTCTCCGGGCGGTGA
- a CDS encoding SDR family NAD(P)-dependent oxidoreductase encodes MTTTLITGANKGLGHEAARRLIAAGHTVYVGARNIERGSAAAAELGARFVQLDVTDDASVAAAVATVEADGGLDVLVNNAGIEVRSPEGDIIGAAELTADVMREVFETNVFGLVRVTHAFLPLLERSAAPVVVNVSSGLASLARAAGQGYPGVAYATSKTAVNMLTVQFAKAFPLMRINAVEPGYTATDLNRHEGAQTVEQGAEIIVRMAQLEQDGPTGGYFDAAGPLPW; translated from the coding sequence ATGACGACAACCTTGATCACCGGGGCCAACAAGGGTCTCGGCCACGAGGCCGCCCGCCGCCTGATCGCTGCGGGCCACACCGTTTACGTCGGAGCGCGCAACATTGAGCGGGGGTCGGCGGCCGCGGCCGAGCTCGGTGCCCGGTTCGTGCAACTCGATGTCACCGACGACGCGTCGGTGGCCGCCGCAGTGGCCACCGTTGAGGCCGACGGTGGCCTGGACGTCCTGGTCAACAACGCCGGAATCGAGGTGCGGTCGCCGGAAGGCGACATCATCGGCGCCGCGGAGCTGACCGCCGACGTGATGCGCGAGGTGTTCGAGACCAACGTCTTCGGCCTGGTCCGGGTGACCCACGCGTTCCTGCCGCTGCTGGAACGTTCCGCCGCCCCGGTCGTGGTCAATGTGAGCAGCGGCCTGGCCTCGCTGGCCCGGGCCGCCGGCCAAGGCTATCCGGGGGTCGCCTACGCGACCTCCAAGACTGCGGTCAACATGCTCACCGTGCAGTTCGCCAAGGCGTTCCCACTGATGCGGATCAACGCCGTGGAACCCGGCTACACCGCAACAGACCTGAACCGGCACGAGGGCGCGCAGACCGTCGAGCAGGGCGCCGAGATCATCGTTCGGATGGCTCAGCTGGAACAGGACGGCCCGACCGGCGGCTACTTCGACGCGGCGGGCCCCCTGCCCTGGTAG